The window CGGTGGCACCATCCAGTTCGCGCCGGGGACGTACCTGATCGGCGCAGGCATCCGGATCCAGGTGGCGCGGCTCACCCTACGCGGCCACCCCCAGGGCACCACGCTACGCGGCTGCGATCCGGACGAATTCGCGACCTACGGCCTCCCGGAGCTGTCGGAGAATTGCGAAGGTCTCCGGCTGCTCGCAGGGCATCAGTCGGTGCACGATCTCACCTTCGAATACGCCTTCACCGGGCTCTATCTCGGCCTGCAGTGGGAGACGGGCGATCACCGAGCGCACCGCACCGAAGGCGGCGATCGGATCATGAACAACACCTTCCGGACCGGGAAAGGTATTGTCCTCCACGGCGACTGGCCGGAGCCATCGGTCATCCGTAACAACCGCTTCATCAACAACTATCACGCGGTCAATATCTTCGGCGCCACGGCCCACGTACTCGACAACCACTTTTCCGTGCCCGAGCCAGAGCGGGTGCCGATTGCCGGCTTCCCGGACGAAGCCGTCCGGATCTTTCCCCGCGACCGGGAAGCCGGGGACACGCTGCCAACCGTCTGTGGCCGCAACGTGGTCGCCGGCAATCGGATCGAAGGGGCGCTCATCGGGATTGAGATCCGCGTTCGGGAGGCGGACACGAGCTGTGAAGGGAATGTGATCCGGAATAACTGGATCGCCGTGACGCCCGCGCGTGTGCCCGAGTGGAGTTCGGTTCCGGCGCCGGATGACAGCCGCATCGTCTACGGATTGGCGCTGGCGCTGAACGACCTTGCGGCCGAGGGTTCCGGTGCGGAGAGTGACGCCGCAGCGCCCCGCATTTCAGGCAACGTCATCGAAGGGAACCGGATCATCGGGGGTTCGGGCCCTGCCATCCAGCTATACGGGGCAGCGGGCAACCGGATCGTCGACAACACCATCACCGGGGTACGACTACGGGAGACGTATCCGGGCCACACGCTGTATCTCCCACCGCCCGGCACCGATGCGAACGGCTCCGGTATCTGGATCTCCCACGGCAGCGACGACAACGAGATCGTCGGCAACACCTTCGAGGACGTGGCGTCGTACGCCATCGTGATCGAGGGTGATCGGAATCGCGTGGTCACCGCGAGCGCGAGCGACTCCGTGCGGGACCTGGGGCGCGGCAACCGCGTGACCGGCTCGAGCGCCACGCCCGCAGCGGCGGAGCCGGCGCACCCGGAGTGGCGACCTGTCGCCTCACCGGACGGGGCCAGAGTATTTGCTCTGGCCTATGCGGACGGCACGCTGTTCGCCAGCACGAGGGCGGGGCTGTTCGCATCCGAAGATCTCGGGACCTCGTGGCAGCTGCGGGGTCCCGCGAGTCGCCTGATCTCACGCGTGCTCCCGACGGCCGAGGGCGCGCTGCTCGTGGGCACGTACCGCCAGGGCATTCTCCGCTCGGACGATGGGGGGCGGACATGGTCACCGGTCGGGTTCGAGCGGAACATCTACACCCAAGGCCTTGTCCAGGATGCCGACGGTCGGATCTACGCGGCGGTTCGGCGCGCGGTAGAGGACGAGCCCACCGGCGTCTTCCGTTCCTCCGATGACGGCCGGACCTGGGTCGCAGCGGGCCTCGGGGCCGAGGAGGTCTACTCCCTCAGTCTGCCCCGCCCCGGGCTGCTCTTCGCCGGCACGCGCCGGGGGCTGTTCCGCTCCGAGGACGGAGGGGCTACCTGGTCCCGCATGGCATCGCTTCCATCGGAGGCTCCCGTGTTGAAGGTGGTGGCCGCGGGAGGACATCTCTATGCCGCGATGGGGTCACGCCTCTCCCGAACCCCCGGCGGCGGCGTAGCGCGTTCCGCGGATGGCGGGCGATCCTGGCAGCCGACGGAGGGACTGCCCCCGGGCACCTCCGTTCAGGACCTCGTTGTTCGGGACGGAGTGGTGTTCGCCGCCACGGGCAATGTGGTGCACGGCGGCGGAAGAGGGGCCTTCCGCCTGGATGAAGGGGGCAGCTGGCAGCCCGCCCGACTCCAGGACGTGTGGCTCCTGTCGCTGCTCGAGACCCCGGACGGTCTGTTCGCCGGAGCCTACGAGCTCGGGGTCTTCCACTCCGCCGACGGTCGGACGTGGAACCACCGCTCCGCCGGACTCCGGAACTGGGAGCCGACTTCCCTTCTCTTCGATGACAAGGGTCTCCTGTACGCGCTGTCGGTGAGAAGCCTGTTTCGCTCGACCGACCGTGGGCGGAGCTGGGTCGAGACGCCGCGGCCCGAGGGCTCGGCGCCCCCCAATCCGTGGAGCCTGGCCGCGGATTCGCGCGGCGACCTGTACCTGGCGGGCGAGGGCGGGGTGCTGGTTTCGTCGGATCAGGGCCAGTCATGGGAGATCCGCCCGATCCCGGGCGAGGACGGTCAGGTATTCGCCGTCACCATGGGCTGCCGAAGTCGGCTGTACGCGGTCGTCAGGGGGAAGGCCGCCTATACGTCTGCCGACGGGGGCCGGACGTGGGAGGTCGTGGATCTCCCGGCCCCGCCGCGCATGGCCCTTTTCGCGAGCCCGGCCGGCGCCCGC is drawn from Acidobacteriota bacterium and contains these coding sequences:
- a CDS encoding right-handed parallel beta-helix repeat-containing protein, which translates into the protein MPSATGGVVHVASPTGKKATDRASIQAALEQVEPGGTIQFAPGTYLIGAGIRIQVARLTLRGHPQGTTLRGCDPDEFATYGLPELSENCEGLRLLAGHQSVHDLTFEYAFTGLYLGLQWETGDHRAHRTEGGDRIMNNTFRTGKGIVLHGDWPEPSVIRNNRFINNYHAVNIFGATAHVLDNHFSVPEPERVPIAGFPDEAVRIFPRDREAGDTLPTVCGRNVVAGNRIEGALIGIEIRVREADTSCEGNVIRNNWIAVTPARVPEWSSVPAPDDSRIVYGLALALNDLAAEGSGAESDAAAPRISGNVIEGNRIIGGSGPAIQLYGAAGNRIVDNTITGVRLRETYPGHTLYLPPPGTDANGSGIWISHGSDDNEIVGNTFEDVASYAIVIEGDRNRVVTASASDSVRDLGRGNRVTGSSATPAAAEPAHPEWRPVASPDGARVFALAYADGTLFASTRAGLFASEDLGTSWQLRGPASRLISRVLPTAEGALLVGTYRQGILRSDDGGRTWSPVGFERNIYTQGLVQDADGRIYAAVRRAVEDEPTGVFRSSDDGRTWVAAGLGAEEVYSLSLPRPGLLFAGTRRGLFRSEDGGATWSRMASLPSEAPVLKVVAAGGHLYAAMGSRLSRTPGGGVARSADGGRSWQPTEGLPPGTSVQDLVVRDGVVFAATGNVVHGGGRGAFRLDEGGSWQPARLQDVWLLSLLETPDGLFAGAYELGVFHSADGRTWNHRSAGLRNWEPTSLLFDDKGLLYALSVRSLFRSTDRGRSWVETPRPEGSAPPNPWSLAADSRGDLYLAGEGGVLVSSDQGQSWEIRPIPGEDGQVFAVTMGCRSRLYAVVRGKAAYTSADGGRTWEVVDLPAPPRMALFASPAGARFLTAPDGTWRWSEGESWRAVNEAQVGHLTACGDALIAGTFARGLLRSTDDGRTWTPITEDLRAEAQQAGYITFTSIACLPAGGILAGTFWDGVFYSPDGGATWVDVSAGLPSPSSQDFATTPDGQVFVATPAGVYQADFTGAPQRGDGSVPTETDRLQPDVQEGGGHQAVGEDG